Sequence from the Zeugodacus cucurbitae isolate PBARC_wt_2022May chromosome 2, idZeuCucr1.2, whole genome shotgun sequence genome:
ATCTTGCGACAGGTAGGTACTGTGCCCATtaccatttacatatatttcaattaaagctTTATGAAATTCGATTGTGCTTTGTGATACAGCATTTTGCATTTGATGCAACTGATTTAAATTGTTATCGACGATACTCTGTAATTTCTTAAATTCAATTTGCATCGAATTTATGGTGGAATATGCATATTTCAAATGCTCGTTCAAGAATACTTTCTCCCTCTGCCCTAGACAATTGTACACGGCAGTTCTGCAAACTTCCAAGCGTTCATTCGATACAGTATCAAGATGCCTCCTAAACTCCAAGCTATGCAACGAATAAggcaaattaaatattgaaatacaaaaCCAAGCTTGAGAACTTACAGTTTGTAGACATCCTTTTGCTTAAGCTCatcgaaaattttattgacCGCCATTTCTTTGGCGCGCCGCAACTCGGATCTATAATATTTGCTAACTTTGACTTTTAGTCCCTCTAATTCAACCATAACTGCTTTAAACTTATTCGCCTTAGCAAACCACTCGTTAAAGAATATGTCGCGTCGTTTGCcctaaaacaataattaaaaaagtaaggaagggctaagttcgggtgtaaccgaacattttatactctcgaaatttatttatttaactttattaatattatataatacacaatttgacccacatattcgtcatatataatgtataaagtccattgaaagttggaaaccataatattaggttagaagcaccgaggtaatcgtgttcgatatatggggccttaaaaatctatggtccgatttcggcgatttttagaatggggctgccacactataaacatagtatttgtgcaaaattctgcatcgatatcttcactagtgcttacattatatattgtaaagtaaacgattcagatcgccttcaaagttctggtatgtaggaagtaggcgtggttttgaagcgatttggcctattttcacaacatatcattgggatgtaaggaaactaatacaaaccaagtttcattgaaatcggttgagtagttcctgagatatggtttttgacccataagtgggcgacgacacgcccattttccattttgtaaaaaaatctgagtgcagcttccatctgccatttcttaagcgaaatttagtgtttctgacgtttttcgttagtgagttaacccacttttagtaattttcaacctaaccattatatgggaggtgggcgtgattattattcgatttctttcatttttggactgtattaagaaatggctaaaaaaacgattgcagaaagtttagtttatatagctctattggtttccgagatatgtacaaaaaccctatttgggggcggggccacgcccacctccccaaaaaaattacatccaaatatgccccttcatagtgcaatccttcataccaacttttatttccatagctttatttatggcttagttatggcactttatgtgttttcggttttcgccattttttgggcgtggcagtggtccgattttgctcatttcgaaagcaaccttcctatggtgccaaggaataagtgtgccaagtttcattaagataacttaatttttactcaagttacagcttgcacagacggacggacggacggacagacagacattcggatttgaactccactcttcaccctgatcactttggtatatataaccctatatctaactcgtttagttttgagtgttacaaacaaccgttatgtgaataaaactataataatctctagcaactttgttgcgagagtataataaaaatactttaacgGTGTTCACAGTGCAATTACCTGTACGGTACACGTTTGTCTCGCCGCTTCAATGCCCATGCCAAACTGTTCTACACGACCGTGCATTTCTGTAAGCGCATGAAAGTAGTGCTCTAATTTGTTTGCGTCTGTATTGTACTGGAATAGTTCGTGTTCAGCCGTAAGTGCTTGTTCTTTTAAGCCACAGACAAAAGCCTCTAAATGAAGTTGTTCATTATGGAGCAAATAGTGTGTGCTTTGTTCGATTATCTTCAACAAACTATCAGGCAATTCAGATTtcgaattcatatatttttttaaatatgcagGTATATGAGGTGTGGGTACACTGTATTCCGATTCGAGCTGCGCAATATACAGCATTGCCGGAGGATTATTGTCATCGCCCGTATCTTGCCAATCCTCCACAAAGAAATCAATTGCCTTGTAGGTAGGTGAAAGCTGATTCCGTGGATGACCGGTTGGAAAGATGCAAAAAAATTGATCTGTACCAATGTCTCTCTTAATAACATCTCTAAAGTCTCGCAGAGTCATCTCAGGTGTGACTACGTATGAGTAAAATGTTAATGTTGgcaaataaaatactttcaaCACTTTTTGTGACAAAATCGAGTCCAGCTCGGTATAAAATGTTACAACGCGTTCCTTAGTCACGGGAGATATGCGTGTGCCACGCGTACTGTAGTTTTTATCCAATGCTGTTGTTAACCATTCTTGTATGTATTTTAAGAATACAGAACTCATACGATTTTCAAATGGTATATTCTCAcagaattcaaatttattctcaTTGAAATCCTCTGTGATAGCAATACATTTCTCATTTTTCTTTCGTATATTGattattatattgtataattGCTGATGTGGAATGAAAGGTAGATTGCCACAGATCAATTCGAATGCAATTATACCCATTGACCAGTAGTCAACGGTATTTTTATATTCAGCCGTATCTAAAACTTCCGGTGCGACATAGTTTCTCGTACCGACAATACTTTTTAACATCGTGTTCTCACTAGTACTACGAGCAAAACCGAAATCCGTAAGCTGTGAGggaagacatacatacatattaattagTCTTGTTTCGGGAATTTTTTGTTATGTAGATATTTAGTAAATACCTTATACAACCGCCTACCGCCAGTGCGATGTATGACTATATTGTCCGGTTTCAAATCTCGGTGTTCGATGCGA
This genomic interval carries:
- the LOC105218383 gene encoding inhibitor of nuclear factor kappa-B kinase subunit beta, coding for MNNYSLGSFGKWQHKRQLGVGGFGNVDHWRNVETGQEIATKSLKENHNLSGDEIAKLKQRWRQESEWMNQLQTPYIVQGLNEKIDRPFLEYLIQKHAWLSLQPIVMEYCNEGDLRSQLLLAENTNGLIEYEVREILLALRHAIEFLHTQCRIEHRDLKPDNIVIHRTGGRRLYKLTDFGFARSTSENTMLKSIVGTRNYVAPEVLDTAEYKNTVDYWSMGIIAFELICGNLPFIPHQQLYNIIINIRKKNEKCIAITEDFNENKFEFCENIPFENRMSSVFLKYIQEWLTTALDKNYSTRGTRISPVTKERVVTFYTELDSILSQKVLKVFYLPTLTFYSYVVTPEMTLRDFRDVIKRDIGTDQFFCIFPTGHPRNQLSPTYKAIDFFVEDWQDTGDDNNPPAMLYIAQLESEYSVPTPHIPAYLKKYMNSKSELPDSLLKIIEQSTHYLLHNEQLHLEAFVCGLKEQALTAEHELFQYNTDANKLEHYFHALTEMHGRVEQFGMGIEAARQTCTVQGKRRDIFFNEWFAKANKFKAVMVELEGLKVKVSKYYRSELRRAKEMAVNKIFDELKQKDVYKLLEFRRHLDTVSNERLEVCRTAVYNCLGQREKVFLNEHLKYAYSTINSMQIEFKKLQSIVDNNLNQLHQMQNAVSQSTIEFHKALIEIYVNGNGHSTYLSQDGDSSIIVNGTSDLASSINELFQYPVQSLIDEATERMLQMDIDDDINKHNDLPATIAD